The genome window GGCCCATCGCGCAGAACGGTCAGGTGGTCATCGCGCCCATGATGTATCTGGCGCTGTCGTATGACCACCGGATCATTGACGGCAAGGAAGCCGTGCAGTTCCTGGTCATGATCAAGAACCTGCTGGAAGACCCGGCGCGTATGCTGCTGGAACTGTAAGCAACGTTGTTCTGAGGCGGCCTCCTTCCATTGGAGGCCGCCTCTTTATCGTCGGCCCCGGCGCAGCCCTCTTCCGGCATGATGCCCGTGGCCACCACCTGCGCCGCCGTCCGCCGGACCTGTGGCAACTAGTCCGGGAATTCCTCCAGCGCCGGCCGCTTGAGCGCCAGCAACCGCCCGAACGTCATTTCCGGGTGTGCTGCCGAACCGCCCCCGCCTGGACCCCAGGTCAACAGCATCGGTTGCAGGGCGTCCAGCGCCCGTGCAAGGTGGGCATCGGGACTGTGCCCGGCCTCGAACTCCTGCCACGCGGCCTCAAATGTTTCACGCTGGTCCGGCGGCAACTGACCAAACAGCTGCGCCGCCTCAAGCTCGCGCCGCACCTGCTGCGCCCGGCCTTCCTGGGACTGGTCAAAATGCGTGTCCCCGGCGTAAACCACCAGGTCGTGGAGAATCAGCAGTTCCGCCACGCGGCTGAGCTGCGTGCCGGGCGGCGCGTCCTCACCCAGCGTCAGGGCCATCGGTGCCAGATGCCAGGAGTGTTCGGCGCGTTTTCAGGGCGCTCCCCGCCGTGTAGCCGCGTCGTGCGCGTCACCTCTTTGAGGCGGTCACATTGCAGCGAGAAGGCCACCTGTGCACCGAGTCTGAGCATGTCGGGCAGCATAACTGTCCTCCGCCGTCAGGCTTTTGAGAGACGTCCTGGCCTAAGATCCCCACCATGACGGTCATGCCGGAGACAGCACTGCGCGGACGCCTGGGCACCCTGGGCGAGGGCCTCGATCTGCACGCCGGATGGGACGGCCAGCGCCTGAGCGGGCGCGTCGGCAGCTTCACGGCGGGACACGACATCGTGGTGGCCCTGACGGCAGATGGACTGGCCGGCCGGGTGGGCCGCTTCACGGGCGGCTTTGACCTGCGGGCCGAGGTGCTGGCTGGGGAACTTCACCTTCATCTGGGCGGCGTGGACGGCAAAGACGCCCGCCTGGACTTCACGCCGGACGGGGCGACAGGCCGGTACGGACGCTTCACCGATGGCCTGGACATTTCTCTGCGCCATTACGCGGGCGAGGTGCGCGGACGCTTCGGCGGCTACACGGGCGGCACCGACTTCCGGATGGACCTGGGCAACGTGCCGCTGCCGCTGGCGGCCATCCTCGCCGTCAGTGCGCTGTGCCTGTGGCGTGGGGACGTGGCCCTGACAGCGAAGCTGGACTGACGCCACAGGCACAGCATGGGTCACCCAGGACCTGTCACCCAGCGCCAGCGCCCGCAGGTGACCCGGTTCAGCCTTCAGCCGCTCCGGGTTGCCCCGCCAGCCTCCTGCTCCCCCACCGCGCTCTTCAGCCGCCGCAGGATTGCTCCCATACCGCGCAGGCGCATCGGCGTGATCAGTTCGGACAGGCCCATATTCATGTAGAAGTCGTCGGGGACGTTCAGGATAGTCTCGGGCGTGGCCCCGTTCAGGGCCTCGTGCAGGATGCCCGCGTAACCACGCACGGTGGGGGCTTCCTCCGGCACCTTGAAGTGCAGGTTGACACCGCCCTGGCCGTCCTGCTCGGTCACCAGGAAAAAGGGGCTGGTGCATTCCGGCACCGGCTGCATGAATTCCGGGTGTTCCACGTACTTCTCGGGCAGCGGCGGCAGCTTGCGGCTGTATTCCAGCAGGGCCTGCAGGCGCAGCGACTTGGGAGCGCCCTTGAACATGCCCATGATGCCCTGGAGCTTGTCGGGCAGCGCGGCGTTGGCAGAAGAGTCAGAGGTCATGCGTTACTGTACCGCCGCGTTACACGGCGGTACGGTGAGGTTTGTCCAGTTGATATGATTGGTCAACTGGTCACCGGAGGCTAGACTCTCTCTACGAACTCTGGAGGTTCCCTATGGACACTGCAAACAACGGATACGCAAAAGACGTGCTGGTCAACACCGACTGGGTGGCCCAGAACCTGAACACCCCCGGCGTGCGCCTGATTGAGGTTGACGAGGACATCCTGCTGTACGAGACGGGCCACATTCCCGGCGCGGTCAAAGTGGACTGGCAGACCGACTTCTGGCACCCGGTGGAGCGCGACTTTATCGGCCCCGACGAGGTGGCGGCGCTGCTGGGTCGCCTGGGCATCGGGCCTGATGACCAGATCATCCTGTACGGCGACAAGAGCAACTGGTGGGCGGCCTACGCGTACTGGTTCCTGTCGTACAGCGGCGTGCCGAACCTGAAGCTGATGAACGGCGGCCGCCAGAAGTGGATGGCCGAGAACCGCGAGGTCAGCACCGAGACGCCCAGCCACGCCCCCACACAGTACCCTCCGCTGACCCGCGACGAGAGCCTGCGGGCCTACCGCGACGAGGTCCGGGCGCATCTGGAAAGCGTGCAGGCCGGACAGGGGGCACTGGTGGATGTCCGCAGCCCCGACGAGTTCTCGGGCAAGGTCACGCACATGGCGAACTACCCGCAGGAGGGGGTGTTGCGCGGCGGTCACATTCCCGGCGCACGCAGCATTCCCTGGGCGCGGGCCACCAACGAGGACGGCACCTTCAAGAGCGCCGACGAGCTGACCGAACTGTACGCGGGCGAGGGCGTGACCCCCGACAAGGACGTGATCGCGTACTGCCGCATCGCCGAACGCAGCAGCCACAGCTGGTTTGTGCTGCGCGAGCTGCTGGGCTACCCCAGGGTCCGCAACTACGACGGCAGCTGGACCGAGTGGGGCAACGCGGTCGGCATGCCCATCGAGAAAACCTACAGCGAGGCCTGATCGCCGGGGGGCATCCGCCCCACCTGGGGGAAACGGTGTGCGGTTTCCGGCATTCATGGCCCGGCCCGGCAGAGTGCCGTGAGAACCGCAGGTCTAGGCTGCGGCCATGATATTCGTGGTGGTGGTGGCGCTCTTGCTGCTGGCGGCAGTGTGGTGGCGGGGCAAGGGGCGACATAGGCTGCGTCCGCCCGGCACCGCCCATCTGGACGAGGAAACCGCCGAGCGGCCTGAGCTGGACCCGGCTGCGGTGGCCGCCGCCCGCGCCCGCATCTCCCAGGCGGTGCCCGACGAGGTGCTGTCCGACGTGCTGCTGGACGCCAGCCCCACGCAGGCTGCCCGGATGTTCTCCGCCGTGCCTGCCTCCGTGATGGCCGACGCCCTGGGCCACGGCCACGACGAAGCGCAACCCCGTGCCAGCGCCGCCGAACTCGCGCAGCTTCAGGGCGCGGGCAGTGCCGTGGACAATCTGGAAATCTTTAGTTTCCTCCCCGACGAGTCCCTGGCAAGCGGGGGAACCACCCGCTGATTGCCAAGATCGCCCAAGCCTGAAGACTCAAGCTTGAAGAACTGAACCCACCTGAACCTGCAGACTGGAGGCCGCCGGGCGCGGCCCTCCGGTCTCTTTTTATGGCAGGTCCACTCCATCAGGTGCGGCTGGGCAATCCTGACCTCGCCTCTGTGGTGTGCGCCGGAGCGTTGGAATATCTGCTTCTGAATGCCGCCGCCTCATGGCTGAAAGCCACACGGTCTGCCACGCTGCGGTGGGAACTGGATCTGTGAGGCAAGGAGGGCAGGTGGCCCGGCTGACCCCGGCATGTCAGGCTCGCTCAGGCGCTACCCTGGAACGCGCATCGACAATCCAACCCTGCCGCTTTCCCGCGGCGAGTGCCGTTGCCTGCTCCTGGAGGTTTCCGCCATGAAGAGAACTGCCCTGTACCTCACCCTGGCCCTGCTCGTTCCTGCCGCTCAGGCCCAACTGGCCCCATCGGCCCCCTCCCAGTCGGTGCCCGGCGACGCCCGCCCCGACGCGCCGGAGCTCAGCGCACGCGGCTCCTATGCGGTGGGCGTGCGCACTCTGACGCTGACCAACCCTGGCCAGCTGGACATTGTGAAAGCCCCCAAGGAGGGTGACATTCCCCGCTATGACCGCCCGCTGACGGTGGAGGTCTGGTACCCGGCGCAGGGCGACAGCGGCTCAGGCAACACGACGTACACCGACGTGCTGGGCAGCGGTCCTGGCAATGCCAACCGGCCCAACACACCGTTCACCACGCCGGGCCGCGCCACGCGTGACGCCCCGCCCGTGGCTAGCTCGGCTCCGTACCCGCTGGTGATCGTGTCCCACGGCTATCCGGGCAGCCGTTACCTGATGACCTACCTGACCGAGAATCTGGCCAGCAAGGGCTACGTGGTGGCCGCGATTGACCACACCGACAGTACCCACGGCGACAAGGCCGCCTTTGCCAGCACGCTGCTGAACCGGGCGCTGGACGACGAATTCGTGCTGGCTGAGCTGGCCCGCCTGGGCGCTGCTGGCAGTGGTTCTCCGCTGAGTGGCCTGATCAACGCGGACAAGACCGCGCTGGTGGGCTACAGCATGGGCGGCTACGGGGCGCTGAACGCGGCGGGCGCGGGCTACGGCCCGGAAATGCTGCCGCTGGTGCCGGGCGGCGCGCTCGCGGCCCGACAGACCGGGAAGTACAAGGTGGATCCGCGCATCAAGGCGCTGGTGGCCTTCGCTCCCTGGGGAGGCGACGCCGCCGTGAAGGGCATTGGCGTCAATACCGGCGGCAAGTACGGTTTCTGGGACGAGGCGGGTCTCGCCGGGCTGAAGGTGCCGACGATGTTCGTGGTGGGAGACCGCGACGACGTGTCGCATTACGAGGGCGGCGTCAAACCGCTGTTCGAGAACGCCGTGAATGCCGAGCGCTACATGCTGGTGTATCAGAACGCCCAGCACAACTCTGCGCCCAACCCGCCGCCTGCCGCGTCGCTGGGCAGCTTCGACGACTACATGCACTACGCCGAACCCGCCTGGGACATGGCGCGCCTGAATAACCTCAATCAGCACTTCGTGACCGCCTTCCTGGACTGGAAACTCAAGGGCAAGGCCGAAAGCGCCGCGTATCTGAACGTGCCGACACCGCGGTCCAACGACATCAAGGTGAGCCGCAACGCCGACGGCACTCCAAAGGCCGACGATACGTCGTGGAAGGGGTTCAAGAACCGCACCGCGAAGGGCATTGAGCTGTACAGATTGATGCCAAAGTAAGCCGCGCTAAAAAGACGGTAAGGGCCGTTATAAAGATGGAGGGAGGGCAGGCGCGGCGGGTGGGGGCCGCGCCCCTTCCCTTTTACCACTGTGACCGCTCTCCTTCAGAGCGCTCTCAACTTTCCCAGACCGCCGCAGCCCATGCTGGGCCATGACCAGCAAAGATTCTGCCAATGGGCGCGAGGGACGCGACACCCGGCCCGCTCCCGCACTGCCGGAAGCGCTGCCCCAGCGCACGCTGCCGGGAGTCCCGGCCCCCACGGGCGACGGCATGGGTGCGGGCGAGGCCACGGGTCTGGTGGGCGGCGACGCCTCCATGACCGAGGCCAATCTTGCGCTGGACACGGATGAGGCGTCACCACCCACTGCCGAGCACTGACCCCCTGTCTGGGCGCATCAACACCGTGGCCGAACTCCAGCATCAGGCATGCCTGTGCTGTGCGCGGCTGCCCCACAAGGTGGGCCACAGGATCTACGCCCTGACCACCATCACGGCCGATCTGCTGATCCTAGCGCGGAACTGGAGCTGTGACATGGTGGGCCACGCAGAGGCAATCAATGAACTGGCCGAGTTCCTGTCCAACCCCAAACACCGGCGGGCCAGACAGCTGAACCTGATCCCGAAACGCGATCAGGTCGCCCCAGGCCACGTGAGCCAACTGCCTGAAGCTGACCTGGGTTCAGATTCTACCCTCGCTCACGCGGCAGCTGGCGGCCCGCCGCGAAGCCCCGTAGCCCGGCTGAAGGGGCAGCTCAGGGCCGGTCCAGCCGCACCACCATCATCTGCTCATGGTGGGCCAGCAATTCTCCATGCTGGCCGTATTCCAGACCGGCGGCGTGCCGCTCGGTGTCGTCCAGACCCTCCGCGTGGGCGCGCAGACGCTCCACTGTTGCGGGTGTGCAACCGGACTGCGCCGTCCACCACGCGAAGTCCAGCCGGTACGGCACCAGGGTGGGCGGCGTCCAGACGAAACCGGCCGCCTCCGCCAGCGCCCGCCACGCCTCCACGGTGCGCTGGGCGTGGTGGCTGGGATCGCGCAGGGTCTGGTAGGTGTCCATCCAGACCTGCACGGCGGGCGTGGGGCTGATCTGATCGGCGATCACCAGCCGTCCACCCACGGTCAGCACCCGGAAGGCCTCGGCGAGAAAGCGGTCCAGATGCAGAAAGTGGTGCGGGGCGTGCCGCGACGTGAGCAGCGTGAACGAGCCATCAGGAAAAGGCAGGGCCTCGGCGCTGCCCACCATGAAGTGGACATTGGCCTGCCCGTCGGCCCCGGAGCGCTGTCGGGCGTGGGCCAGCATCTCCTCGGCCAGATCAAGCCCCACCACCTCGGCCACGAACGGGGCCAGCGCGTGTGCGGTGTTGCCGGTGCCCGTCGCCACGTCCAACGCGCGGTCCTCGGGCGTCGGCGCGGCGTACTCCAGCAGCACCGGCAGGCTGGGGCCGTGCCGGTGAACCTCACTGGCAGCGTACCGGGCGGAGTGGGCATTGAACTGCTCACGGCTGGAGACTGGAGGGGAGGCCATACCCAAGTATGCGCGCCCCCGGACTTCAAGGCTTGGCCGGGAGGAGAGGCGCCGACACAGGCTGTTGGCCGCCGCACAGGCCTTTCGGGTCTCCATAGCCACCTGCCGGGCGAGCGGCGTCTGCGGCGTGCCCCCAACTGCACGGGACCGGGTGGCGGACAGGAATGGGGAGACCTCCGGGAAACGCAGACGCCCAGCAAAACTCGCCGCCCTGACGAACCGGGCGGCGGGCGGGTTGAGAGCGGCGGGGGTCAGTTCAGGGTCTTGATGTGCGCCAGCAGATCGGCCACCTGCGCGTCGCTCAGCTGCGCGTCGGTGAAACGGGGCATCACGGCGCTCAGCTCGCGGCCCTCGGGCAGCACGCCCTTGCGCAGGACGGTGGTGAACTGCGCCAGCGTCCAGCCCCTGGGACCTTCATCGGTGAGCAGGCTGGGGCCGATGCCGCCGCCCGCCTGGGCGCCATGGCAGCCCGCGCAACTGCTGGCGTAGAGGGCGGTGCCGGCCTCGGCGTTGCCCTCGGCGGCGTTGGGGGTGGGGGCCGCATTGCCCGTGCCACCAGCGGCCACCGCTTCCGGCGCGTCCGTGTCCTGCTGGGCCGGCTCGCCGGTGGTGGACCCGGCCACCGCCGGGGACTGCGCAGCAGGCAGATCGCCGCCGCTGCTCTGGACGTCGGTGGGCGTTTCGGTGCCCGGCTCAGTGGTCCCAGTGGTCTCGGTAGCTTCAGTTTCTGCCGCGCCGGAGGCCGCAGGGGCGGCAGCCACGCCGGTGCCGGCTGCTTCGGTGGTCTGCTCGGCGGCGGTGGGCGCTTTGGCCGTCTCGTCAGGCCCGGCCATCAGCCGGGGGGTGACGATCAGCAGGGTCACGCCCAGGACCACGCCCAGGGTCACGCCTGCCATCCAGGAGGCCAGGCTGCCCTCTACCCAGGGGTTCCGGCGCAGTTCGGGGTGCGTTCTGTTCATGGTTCCCAGCATACGCTGGGAGCAGCGGGACGTGCCGCCCCTCCCCCTTTTAGGCGCTCTTTAAGCTGGTCTTCTAGAGGCGGCCTCGACGTTTCCCACGGCATAGCCCGGAAGGCTAGAACAGCGCTTGCGGCGGCGCGGCGCGTTCGTCCTCGGGCCACCACTGCCGCGCGGCCAGGTCGCAGCGCCCAGAGGCATCGAAAGGCACGCCCTCGGCCATCAGCAGGCGCTCCTGCAGGTCACCGAAGCCCAGTTTGTGGGTGCTCACCCGGCCCTGCGCATTGATGACGCGTTGCCACGGCAGTTCCTCGCTGCCTATCAGTCCGTTCAGCACGTATCCGGCCTGCCGCGCCGCGCCGGGACTGCCGGCCAGCAGCGCCAGCTGACCGTAGGTCATCACCCGGCCCGGCGGAATGCGGGCCACCAGCGCCAGTGCCCGCGCCCGGAAATCACCCGGGATGGGGGCGGCACTGCCGGACTCCGCCGCCACCTATTTGCCTGCCCCGCCCACCGCGCCGCCGTCCACGATGCCCGTGACCAGCGCCTCGCGGATACCCTGCGCGATGCCCAGCGCCACGCGGTCCCGGTAGTTGGAGTCCTGCAGGTTCAGGCCGTCGACGGGGTGACTGGTATACCCGATCTCGATCAGCGCGGCGGGAATGCGGCTGTTGCGCAGCACCGCCAGCGACTGGCTGTTCTTCAGGCCCTGCGAGTGCGCGCCCGTCACGCCGATGATGTTGCGCTGAAGCAGCGCCGCCAGGGTGCCTGACAGCGGGTGGTTGGGATTCCACCACGTCTCGATGCCGTAGCCTCGCAGGGCGTTGTGCGCGTCCATCGCGTTGGCATGGATGCTGACGAACAACTGGGTGCCGGGCGTGCCCAGTCCGGCACGCATGGTCAGGTCCGTGTTCTTGTCGGCGCTCAGCTGGCCGTCACGGTCACGGGTCAGGACCACGTCCACCCCGGCGGCCCGCAGCAACGCCGCCGCACGCAGGGCCACGTCCAGCACCACTTCCTTCTCGATGACTGAGCCCACCGCGCCGGGGTCCCGGCCGCCGTGGCCGGGATCAATCACCACGCGCGGGCGCACGTAGCTGGCGCTCAGGGCCAGAATCGCCGTGCCGCGCGCCGCTGGAATGCCCGGCACCGCCGCCAGCAGCTTATCCTGCGGGGCCAGCGGCGTCAGATCGGCCAGGGCGGGCGACAGGTCAATCGCCAGGCGCGACAGCTCTCCGCTGGCCGGCGGCAGCAACTGGGCACGCCAGCCGCTGCGGGGCGTAGTGGGCGCGGCGGTCAGCAGCGTGAAGGTGGCCCCGTCCCGCGACACCTCGGCCCGCCAGGAGCGCAGTTCGGGGCTGACGTTCTGCACCACCTGCGGCGTCACGCTGACCCCGGTCAGTTCGACGCGCAGGCCGATGCCGCCCGGCACGATGCGGTACGCGGTGCCCGGCGGCAGGTCCAGTACGACCCGCGTCTGTCCCGGGTTCTTGCCGATACGCGGGGGGGTCAGCAGCAGACCGCTGGCCACCCCCGGCACCCGCCCCTCCAGCACGCTGGGCGTTTGCGGGTCCACGCCGGGCAGGGCAGGCGCGGGCGGCAGCGCTCCACCCGGCGTGGGGGCCACCAGATCGCCGGGCGGCAGCGAGGTCTGCACCGGGGAAGGGGGCACCGGAGCAGACGGCATCGGGGCGGGAGCGGCCGGCACAGTCCGCGGCACCGAGAGCACGGGGGGAGTCCGCGGCACCGGCGAGACCGCCGGAGGGGCAGCCGTCGTCTGAACCACCGCCGAGGGCGCGGTGCCCTGGGCCACGGTGCGAACCAGCCGGCCCAGCTCCGGGCTGGCCCCACCTTTCAGGCTCACGCCAAAATCCAGAATCAACACCCGGCCGCCGTTGCCGATGGTGGCCTCCATGGCCTGCCAGCCCTGGGTCAGGGACAGCGGGTAGGGCGTGACCAGCGTGGCCTGTCCCCCCCCGGCGCGGTACTCGCTGACGCTGTCTCCCAGCCGACCCGACACGGTGGGCAGCACCCGCGCACCCTGCACGTCCAGCCGCAGACCGCTGAAGGTGGGGGTCAGGGTGTAGGTCACGCCGGCAGGCAGATCAAAAACGACGCGGGTCGTGCCTGCGTTCTGACTGGACCGGGGCTGCCCGAAGGTGGCGTTCTGCACGCCGGTCAGATTGATGGGTGCCGCAGCGGCGCCGGACGCGCCCTGCAGCACAGGCGCGGCCTGGGCCGGGGCCTCGCGCACAAAGGGATCGTTCCCCTGCGCCAGTCCCGCCCCAGCCCCACCCAGAAGCATGGCAGATGAGAAAAAAATGATCTTCTGCTTCATGACGTCTCCCACTATTCAATGTTCAAGGTGAGAAAGACCGCGCCAGCACTCATAAAAAGTCCGTGTACCCCCAACGTGCGGAATCTCACGCAGGACCTATGTGGCAAAGATCATGTCGCGGCGGTTCACGGCAGGACCGGCGCGTCAAACCCCTGCGCGGCCTCCGAGAACAGGCGGTTCCACGTATCGCGGTCCACCACACCGGTCGCGGGCAGGCCGTTGGCCGCCTGAAAAACACGCACGGTCTGCGCGGTGATGGGGCCGTACCAGCCGTCGCCCTGCCCCGGCCGCTGCGGGCGCATCAGCGCGATCAGGCGGTTCTGCACTGCCAGCACGTCCGGGCCGTTGAGCCGGGCGTTCTGCACCTTCAGCGTGCGGCCAAACGGCATGGGCGGGGGGGCCGGGGCGGCGGGCGTGGCACCTTCGGCGGGCACCGAAGACGACGTGTCGGCAGGCAGCGTCGTCGCTGGGCCGCTGGGAGGGGCGGACGTTTCAGGTGCTCCGCCCGCCGGGGCCACGGGCGTCAGGGTCACGTTGCCGATCTGGGTGGTCTCGGCCTTCGGCTCAGGGGCCGGGCTGGCCACCGGTGCTGCGTGGGGCTGTTCGGGCGGCAGGTCCAGATACACCAGCGTCTGGGCACGGCCATCCGGGTCCGGCTGAAGACGCAGGTAGACGTGGCCGCCCGCAGTCTTCAGCCAGTTGTACACGCTGCGCTGCCCGTCGCGGCTACGCCACACGCCGTACAGCCCGTCGGCCATCGCCGCATTCAGCCGCACGCGCGCAGCTTCCACGCCCTCGCCCACACCGACACACTGCTTTTCCGGCGAACCGATCTGCACGAAACTGGCCGGGCAGGTGCGCAGCACGCCCCCCAGCACCTGGGCGGTCTTCAGGGCCGCCGCTTCCAGGTCCGCCCCACCCGGCGCGGCCCCGGCGGCGGCGGCACACACGGCAAGGGCCAGGGCAGCAGCACGCTTCATGGCCCAGTCCTAGCACGCGGAAGCTGACGATGGCTGAGTGACCCCCGCCCGCCGTGCCCGCCACCTTTACTGTTCAGCCGTGACCCTCGCGCGCTGAAGGCCGTGAGACCAGACTGGAACGCATGACCCCCACCCAGGCCAGCACCCAGCGCATCAGCGACGCACCCACCGCCCGTGCACTGCGGCAGAATTTTGCTTTCCTGGGACTTTTCCTCGGTCCACGCTCGCCCAGCGAGATCGCCGCCCCGGCGGGCATGGCAGCCAATCTGGCACACCACCACGCCCGCAAACTCGCCAGTCTGGGCCTGCTGCTGGAAGTGGGGCGAGAGGGCGGCCGGGTGTTCTACCAGCTGGCAGCTCGGGAATTCCGGGTGCCGTGGACCGTCATGCCGCCCACCGATCCGGAAGTCGGCGAGGCGCTGACCCTGCGGCGCCTCACCGACAACTTCTCCCGCGCCTATGAGCGGTCCTTTCTAGCCCTTGGTGGCGAGGCCGAGGAGGCCGTTTTTGGCTTCAGCGATAGTTCAGGCGACTCGGCGCGCCCACCAGCACCCGACGCCAGACCGCTGGAATCGCATCCCAGCCACCTGGAAGCGCTGACCCTGCGGCTGACGCCTGAGCGTTATCGCAAGTTGGTCCATGACCTCAGCCGTCTCCTGGAGGCAGCGGCGGCAGATGGGCTTAAAGATCAGGGACAGGTCTGCACACTCGCCGTCCTGGCCTCGCGCGGCACCCTGGACGGCGGGGAGAAATCCGCTGGAGGCGTCTCGCACACCATCAGTTCTTTTCTGGGTGCAGATTGATCTACGCTTCGGCCTACCGGAACTCCGGCCACGGCCACGTCTTGAAAGTCACTTCCTGCCATCTGGGGTGTATTGCCTCGTCCTCCTGCAAGTTGACCAGTTGGCCCACGGCGCACTTCTGGTAGGCCAGCGGGCTTTACAGCCGCGCCAGTTCCGTCTGCGCCAAGGCAAACCCCGGCCGCAGGCGCAGGGCCTCGCGGTACGCCGCCTTTGCCTCGGCCACGCGGCCCAGCGCGGCCAGCGCCCGGCCCCGCCAGTAGTGCATTTCCTCGTGGGCGGGCACGTCGCGCAGCACCCCACCGGTCAGGCGCAGCACGTCGCCGTAGCGGGCGTTGCGGGCATAAGCCTCCAGCGGGCCGAAGGAATACCACAGTGCACGCCACGGCAATCCGCCCACAGTGCGCGCCGGACGGCTGGGATCGAGTTTCGGGTCCGGGCTGGCCGCAAACGCCGCGTCAAAGGCCCGCGCCGCGCCGCGCGAATCGCCCAGGTTCAGCTTGGCCTGCCCCACGTTCAGCCACGCCACGGCGTCGTTCCTCTTCCCGGCCTCGGTCAGCGCCACCCGCAGCACCGCGCGCCGGGCCATGCGGGCGTCGGCGTGGTAGCCCAGCGTTTTCGTCAGCCGGGCCTCCTGCGCCGCCGGGGCCACCACCAGATACGTGCGCCCGAACGAGCGCCACAGTTCGTCCAGCTCGGCGTAGGTGAACTCCAGGCGGCCCAGGTACGAGTCCAGCGCCGAGAACTTCCCCCTGGCGTCGTCGTAGCCGGTCAGCAGGCGGTAGTGGCCCATGCCGCCGCTGTCGGGTGTCACGAACCACGTTTCCACGATCACCGGGAATCCGGCGGCCAGCAGACGTCGCAGCATCAGCGGGGTGCCGCCACGGGCCAGATGCACCGTCATGCCCTGGCCCCGCGCAAAGGCAGCGAGTTCCCCCGGTGACACGTTCACGTCGTCGCGGGTTGCCTTCAGCCTGGGCGCAATGTCGTACTGGTTCAGGGTGCCGCCCCAGCGGCTCAGGGCCATGCCCACCGTCACGGGGCCGCAGTTGTTCAGCCGCTGGTACTCATGCGTGACATTGCCAATGCTGACCTGCGCGGGCAGCGCCGATGCCGCGCCGAGCACGCCACAGATGAGCAGGGGAAGAAGGGCACGCATCACCCCCCATCCTCAGCAGTCTTCATGATTCAGGACTGAGGCGCGAAGGTAAGAAAAACGCCTTTCTTCAACGGTGGGACCGGAACCACAACAAAAGGGGACGGCGGGCCACTGGTGCACCCGCCTCCTCGAAGTGTGTGGTTCAGGATCGCTAGTTGCTGGTGGGTGGAGCCACCGGGCAGAGGGCCACGCCATCACGCTGGGTGCGGGTGTATTTGCAGCCGTAGTTGGGATCGGCCACCACGCTGGGGGTGGTCACGTCGTCCCCGGCCGGTTTCTGGCCGGTCTTTTCCCAG of Deinococcus aerolatus contains these proteins:
- a CDS encoding peptidoglycan-binding domain-containing protein → MKRAAALALAVCAAAAGAAPGGADLEAAALKTAQVLGGVLRTCPASFVQIGSPEKQCVGVGEGVEAARVRLNAAMADGLYGVWRSRDGQRSVYNWLKTAGGHVYLRLQPDPDGRAQTLVYLDLPPEQPHAAPVASPAPEPKAETTQIGNVTLTPVAPAGGAPETSAPPSGPATTLPADTSSSVPAEGATPAAPAPPPMPFGRTLKVQNARLNGPDVLAVQNRLIALMRPQRPGQGDGWYGPITAQTVRVFQAANGLPATGVVDRDTWNRLFSEAAQGFDAPVLP
- a CDS encoding winged helix-turn-helix domain-containing protein; this encodes MTPTQASTQRISDAPTARALRQNFAFLGLFLGPRSPSEIAAPAGMAANLAHHHARKLASLGLLLEVGREGGRVFYQLAAREFRVPWTVMPPTDPEVGEALTLRRLTDNFSRAYERSFLALGGEAEEAVFGFSDSSGDSARPPAPDARPLESHPSHLEALTLRLTPERYRKLVHDLSRLLEAAAADGLKDQGQVCTLAVLASRGTLDGGEKSAGGVSHTISSFLGAD
- a CDS encoding tetratricopeptide repeat protein, whose translation is MRALLPLLICGVLGAASALPAQVSIGNVTHEYQRLNNCGPVTVGMALSRWGGTLNQYDIAPRLKATRDDVNVSPGELAAFARGQGMTVHLARGGTPLMLRRLLAAGFPVIVETWFVTPDSGGMGHYRLLTGYDDARGKFSALDSYLGRLEFTYAELDELWRSFGRTYLVVAPAAQEARLTKTLGYHADARMARRAVLRVALTEAGKRNDAVAWLNVGQAKLNLGDSRGAARAFDAAFAASPDPKLDPSRPARTVGGLPWRALWYSFGPLEAYARNARYGDVLRLTGGVLRDVPAHEEMHYWRGRALAALGRVAEAKAAYREALRLRPGFALAQTELARL